One stretch of Paenibacillus sp. FSL R5-0341 DNA includes these proteins:
- a CDS encoding M4 family metallopeptidase, translating into MKFAKVMPTILGGALLLASVSSATAAPVSDQSIPLQAPYASEEGIPLSSGTDDTIFNYLGQQEQFLNSDVRSQLKIVKRNTDTAGVRHFRLKQYIKGIPVYGAEQTIHLDKTGAVSSALGDLPPIEEQAIPNDGVAEISREDAIRIATEEATSRIGELGAAEITPQAELNIYHHEEDGQTYLVYITEVNVLEPAPLRTKYFVNAVDGNIVSQFDLINFATGTGTGVLGDTKTLTTTQSGSTFQLKDTTRGNGIQTYTANNGSSLPGTLLTDSDNVWTDRAGVDAHAYAAATYDFYKNKFNRNGINGNGLLIRSTVHYGSNYNNAFWNGAQIVFGDGDGTTFRSLSGDLDVVGHELTHGVIEYTANLEYRNEPGALNEAFADIFGNTIQSKNWLLGDDIYTPNIPGDALRSLSNPTLYGQPDKYSDRYTGTQDNGGVHINSGIINKAYFLAAQGGTHNGVTVTGIGRDKAIQIFYSTLVNYLTPTSKFAAAKTATIQAAKDLYGATSAEATAITKAYQAVGL; encoded by the coding sequence ATGAAATTTGCCAAAGTTATGCCAACAATTCTTGGAGGAGCTCTTTTGCTCGCTTCCGTATCCTCTGCTACTGCAGCTCCAGTGTCTGATCAATCCATTCCACTTCAGGCCCCTTATGCCTCTGAGGAGGGTATTCCATTGAGCAGTGGAACAGATGACACCATCTTCAATTACCTTGGACAACAGGAACAATTCCTGAATTCCGATGTGAGATCCCAGCTCAAAATTGTCAAAAGAAATACCGATACCGCTGGCGTAAGACACTTCCGTTTGAAACAGTATATTAAAGGTATCCCGGTCTATGGTGCAGAACAGACGATCCACCTGGACAAAACCGGAGCCGTGAGTTCCGCGCTTGGCGATCTGCCACCAATTGAAGAGCAAGCTATTCCGAATGATGGTGTAGCCGAGATCAGCCGAGAAGACGCGATCCGCATTGCAACCGAAGAAGCAACCTCCCGTATTGGAGAGCTTGGTGCAGCGGAAATCACACCTCAAGCTGAATTGAACATCTATCATCATGAAGAAGATGGTCAGACTTATCTGGTTTATATCACGGAAGTTAACGTGCTTGAACCTGCCCCTCTGCGGACCAAGTATTTCGTAAACGCAGTGGATGGCAATATCGTATCCCAGTTTGACCTCATTAACTTTGCCACTGGAACAGGTACGGGTGTGCTTGGTGATACCAAAACCCTGACAACCACCCAATCCGGCAGCACCTTCCAACTGAAAGATACCACTCGCGGTAATGGCATCCAAACGTACACGGCGAACAATGGCTCTTCGCTGCCAGGTACCCTGCTTACGGATTCAGATAATGTATGGACCGATCGTGCAGGTGTAGATGCTCATGCTTATGCTGCTGCCACGTATGATTTCTACAAAAACAAATTTAACCGTAACGGCATTAATGGTAACGGATTGTTGATCAGATCCACTGTGCATTACGGCTCCAATTACAATAACGCCTTCTGGAACGGGGCACAGATTGTCTTTGGTGATGGAGACGGAACGACGTTCCGATCCCTGTCCGGTGATCTGGATGTTGTGGGTCATGAATTGACACATGGTGTTATTGAGTACACAGCCAATCTGGAATATCGCAATGAACCAGGTGCACTCAACGAAGCCTTTGCCGATATTTTCGGCAATACGATCCAAAGCAAAAACTGGCTGCTCGGTGATGATATCTACACACCTAACATTCCAGGAGACGCGCTCCGCTCCCTGTCCAACCCTACATTGTATGGTCAACCTGACAAATACAGTGATCGCTACACAGGTACACAGGATAACGGTGGTGTGCATATCAACAGTGGTATCATTAACAAAGCCTATTTCCTCGCAGCTCAAGGCGGAACACACAATGGTGTGACGGTTACTGGAATCGGCCGGGATAAAGCGATCCAAATTTTCTACAGCACATTGGTGAACTACCTGACGCCAACGTCCAAATTTGCAGCTGCCAAGACAGCTACCATTCAAGCTGCCAAAGATCTGTACGGAGCAACTTCCGCTGAAGCGACTGCCATTACCAAAGCGTATCAAGCTGTAGGCCTGTAA